One stretch of Micromonospora echinospora DNA includes these proteins:
- a CDS encoding thioesterase II family protein, with translation MTTPDTDNGLWVRRFHPAPGGARRLVCLPHAGGSASFYFPVSRALSPAVDVLSIQYPGRQDRRHEKCIGDIHDLAREVFTVLRPWRDEPLAIFGHSMGASLGFELARLIEQDGGSVAHLFASGRRAPSKSRHETVHLLDDEGLLADVRKLSGTNSAVLGDPEMLRAALPAIRNDYRAAERYTYRPGPPLSCPITVLTGDDDPKTTVEEARAWSDHTTAAFDLKVYPGGHFFLAEHQPAILRAISTALSAAPAV, from the coding sequence ATGACGACGCCAGATACCGACAACGGCTTGTGGGTGCGACGCTTCCACCCCGCTCCGGGCGGCGCGAGGCGGTTGGTGTGCCTGCCCCACGCCGGCGGGTCGGCAAGCTTCTACTTCCCGGTGTCCCGCGCTCTCTCCCCCGCCGTGGACGTGCTGTCGATCCAGTACCCGGGGCGGCAGGACCGGCGCCACGAGAAGTGCATCGGCGACATCCACGACCTCGCGCGCGAGGTGTTCACCGTGCTGCGGCCCTGGCGGGACGAGCCGCTGGCCATCTTCGGGCACAGCATGGGGGCCAGCCTCGGCTTCGAACTCGCCCGGCTCATCGAGCAGGACGGCGGCAGCGTCGCGCACCTGTTCGCCTCCGGGCGCCGGGCGCCGTCGAAGTCACGGCACGAGACGGTGCACCTGCTCGACGACGAAGGGCTGCTGGCCGACGTCCGGAAGCTGAGCGGCACCAACTCCGCCGTCCTCGGGGATCCGGAGATGCTGCGCGCCGCGTTGCCGGCGATCCGCAACGACTACCGGGCCGCCGAGCGGTACACCTACCGGCCGGGGCCGCCGCTGAGCTGCCCGATCACCGTCCTCACCGGTGACGACGACCCGAAGACGACTGTCGAGGAGGCCCGGGCGTGGTCGGACCACACCACCGCAGCGTTCGACCTGAAGGTCTACCCGGGCGGGCACTTCTTCCTCGCCGAGCACCAGCCGGCGATCCTGCGGGCCATCTCGACGGCACTGAGCGCGGCGCCGGCGGTCTGA
- a CDS encoding type I polyketide synthase, protein MMDTEEKLREYLKRVTADLRRTRQRLRDVEADAQQPIAIVGIGCRFPGGVRTAEELWDLVASGGDAIASFPTDRGWDLDALYDPERSRPGTSSVREGGFVADAAEFDPRLFGVSPREALAMDPQQRLLLQTSWEAVETAGIDPTSLKGARVGVFAGMTHSGYAHPPETPPAGVEDYLGLGNAGSIASGRVAYSFGFEGPAVTVDTACSSSLVALHLAVQALRSGECDLALAGGVTVMPTPAVFVDFTRQGNLSPVARCRAFADAADGTALAEGVGVLLVQRLSDARRDGRRVLAVVRGSAVNQDGASNGLTAPNGPSQQRVIRQALANARLGVGDVDVVEAHGTGTTLGDPIEAQALLATYGQGRDVPLLLGSVKSNIGHTQAAAGVAGVIKMILAMRHGVVPASLHVDVPSSHVDWSSGAVELATRTREWPAVERPRRAGVSSFGISGTNAHVILEQPEAEADPEPVALPVGVPVPWVVSGRSERALVGQASRLASFVRGRSDLSVADVSWSLVRSRAALEYRAVVWGSDVDELVAGLSAVAEGRSVVSGVVSAGRRAVLFTGQGSQRVGMGRELYETFPVFATAFDGVCAGFEGLLPRALREVVFAEAGSGEAALVDQTVFAQAGLFAVEVALWELLASWGVRADFVAGHSIGEVTAAYVSGMLSLADACSLVAARGRLMQALPAGGVMVAVGAAEGFVTELIASSGVDVAAVNGPASVVVSGAADEVASVVGACRERGWRVKELAVSHAFHSRLMEPMLEEFASVVAGLDWRSPRIPIVSNVTGAVADAAELTDPGYWVRHVRQPVRFADAVRTLHQQDVTQFLEVGPDAVLTAMAQDCVEAAGEVRFTATMRAGHSEADTLRTALAERYVTGDHVDWTGYLAALDGAGPERAAEARPRAIALPTYAFDQQRYWLNASAGVETVPGLGARPVDHALLGAAVRVADDDVRVFGTELSVLTHPWLAEHVVWDSVVVPGAALVDMVLHAGAQVGCDTLDELTLQAPLALAEDGTRAVQVKLGAADEDGRRTVTIHSRAAAEPDGEWDRHAAGVLAPAVPQPDRSDPAPWPPSAATAVAVDGIYTELSRLGVEYGPLFRGLRAVWRTDDEVCAEVAVPDGTEVAGFGLHPALLDAALHVVGLLDSDAEDASGVRLPFAWTGVTLSAVGATALRIRARRSGGGVTLTLTDPAGAPVARIDSLVSRPVTADQVRGGDSAADPLYAVNWQSVRPGTPATVRVVLLGDAPSDLSEIARYRLAELAEAVDSGRIDPELVLLAAYADDEDAPVPAATRSRLTAVLVAVQGWLADDRLAERRLVVLTRGAVAAGDTCRTGDLPGAAVWGLLRSAQAEHPDRFVLVDLDEARQPESCTVDLVARAVATGEPQLAVRDEQVLTPRLAPAVLDPAPAAALDPDGTVLVTGATGALGGLLARHLVSTHKVRHLLLVSRRGTDAPGAAELLAELTALGAQARLVAADVADRDRLAAVLADVPAEHPLTGVVHAAGVLDDTVISALTPGRLSAVLSAKADAAWHLHELTRSRPLAMFVLFSSVAGVLGGPGQGNYAAANAFLDGLAGHRHACGLAATSLSWGLWAADSGMTGALDAAQRQRMSRNGLSPLGTGQALRLFDASLHGGRPHLVPALLDLAALRRQADAGQLPAPLRGLVRARRRVVEGGGDGGPSFAQRLAGTPEAERGRLVEDLVKAQVIEVLGYPSATVVPSGQTFTGLGFDSLTAVELRNRLTALTGIRLPASLIFDCPTPAALADFLLVDAAPPKPEPGLLAELDRLEAAFAATAPEELERLAADDETRTAVAVRLRALVTRWSDTTDRTDDVGQALDDASDDELFDFIDQKFGRS, encoded by the coding sequence TTGATGGACACCGAAGAGAAGCTCCGGGAGTACCTGAAGAGAGTCACCGCCGACCTGCGGCGGACCCGGCAACGGCTCCGGGACGTCGAGGCCGACGCGCAGCAGCCCATCGCGATCGTCGGCATCGGCTGCCGGTTCCCCGGCGGGGTGCGCACCGCCGAGGAACTGTGGGATCTCGTCGCGTCCGGCGGTGACGCGATCGCCTCCTTCCCCACCGACCGCGGCTGGGATCTCGACGCGCTCTACGACCCGGAGCGGTCCCGGCCGGGCACCTCCTCGGTCCGTGAGGGCGGATTCGTGGCCGACGCCGCCGAGTTCGACCCTCGGCTGTTCGGGGTCTCGCCGCGCGAGGCCCTCGCGATGGACCCGCAGCAGCGGCTGCTGCTGCAGACCTCGTGGGAGGCCGTCGAGACGGCGGGGATCGACCCCACAAGCCTGAAGGGCGCCCGGGTCGGGGTCTTCGCCGGCATGACCCACAGCGGGTACGCCCACCCGCCGGAGACCCCGCCGGCGGGCGTGGAGGACTACCTCGGTCTCGGCAACGCGGGCAGCATCGCCTCGGGTCGGGTGGCGTACTCGTTCGGGTTCGAGGGGCCGGCGGTGACTGTGGACACGGCGTGTTCGTCGTCGCTTGTGGCGTTGCATCTGGCGGTGCAGGCGCTGCGGTCGGGGGAGTGCGATCTCGCGCTGGCCGGCGGCGTGACGGTGATGCCCACTCCCGCGGTGTTCGTCGACTTCACCCGGCAGGGCAACCTGTCCCCGGTGGCCCGGTGCCGGGCGTTCGCCGACGCGGCGGACGGCACGGCGCTCGCCGAGGGGGTCGGTGTGCTGCTGGTGCAGCGCTTGTCGGATGCGCGGCGCGACGGGCGTCGGGTCTTGGCGGTGGTGCGGGGTTCGGCGGTGAATCAGGATGGTGCGTCGAATGGTTTGACGGCGCCGAATGGTCCGTCGCAGCAGCGGGTGATTCGGCAGGCGCTCGCCAACGCCCGGCTGGGCGTGGGTGATGTGGATGTGGTGGAGGCGCACGGCACGGGCACGACGTTGGGTGATCCGATCGAGGCGCAGGCTTTGCTGGCGACGTACGGGCAGGGTCGGGATGTGCCGCTGTTGCTCGGCTCGGTGAAGTCGAACATCGGTCATACGCAGGCCGCTGCGGGGGTGGCGGGCGTCATCAAGATGATCTTGGCGATGCGGCACGGGGTGGTGCCGGCGTCGTTGCATGTGGATGTGCCGTCGTCGCATGTGGATTGGTCGTCGGGTGCGGTGGAGTTGGCGACGCGGACGCGGGAGTGGCCGGCCGTAGAGCGCCCTCGGCGGGCGGGTGTGTCGTCGTTCGGCATCTCGGGGACGAACGCGCACGTGATCCTGGAGCAGCCGGAGGCCGAAGCCGATCCCGAGCCCGTCGCGCTGCCGGTGGGTGTGCCGGTGCCGTGGGTGGTGTCGGGGCGTTCGGAGCGTGCTCTGGTGGGTCAGGCGTCGAGGTTGGCGTCGTTCGTGCGGGGTCGGTCTGACCTGTCGGTGGCTGATGTGTCGTGGTCGTTGGTGAGGTCGCGGGCTGCGTTGGAGTATCGGGCGGTGGTGTGGGGCTCGGACGTGGACGAGCTGGTTGCGGGGCTGTCGGCTGTTGCCGAGGGCCGGTCGGTGGTGTCGGGTGTGGTGTCGGCGGGTCGTCGGGCGGTGTTGTTCACGGGTCAGGGTTCGCAGCGTGTGGGCATGGGCCGGGAGTTGTACGAGACGTTCCCGGTGTTCGCGACGGCCTTCGATGGGGTGTGTGCGGGGTTTGAGGGTTTGTTGCCGCGGGCGTTGCGGGAGGTCGTGTTCGCCGAGGCGGGTTCGGGTGAGGCTGCCCTGGTGGATCAGACGGTGTTTGCGCAGGCGGGGTTGTTCGCGGTGGAGGTGGCGTTGTGGGAGTTGCTCGCGTCGTGGGGTGTGCGGGCGGATTTTGTGGCGGGTCATTCGATCGGTGAGGTGACGGCGGCGTATGTGTCGGGGATGTTGTCGTTGGCGGACGCCTGTTCCCTGGTGGCGGCGCGGGGCCGGTTGATGCAGGCGTTGCCGGCTGGCGGTGTGATGGTGGCGGTGGGTGCGGCGGAGGGGTTTGTCACCGAGCTGATCGCGTCGTCGGGTGTGGATGTGGCGGCGGTGAATGGTCCGGCGTCGGTGGTGGTGTCGGGTGCGGCTGACGAGGTCGCTTCGGTGGTGGGGGCCTGTCGTGAGCGGGGTTGGCGGGTCAAGGAACTGGCGGTGAGTCACGCGTTCCATTCGCGGTTGATGGAGCCGATGCTGGAGGAGTTCGCTTCGGTGGTGGCCGGGCTGGATTGGCGGTCGCCGAGGATCCCGATCGTGTCGAACGTGACCGGTGCGGTCGCGGACGCGGCGGAGCTGACCGACCCGGGCTACTGGGTGCGGCACGTGCGCCAGCCGGTACGGTTCGCCGACGCGGTGCGCACCCTCCACCAGCAGGACGTCACCCAGTTCCTGGAGGTCGGCCCCGACGCCGTACTCACCGCCATGGCGCAGGACTGCGTCGAGGCGGCCGGCGAAGTCCGGTTCACCGCCACGATGCGCGCCGGGCACTCCGAGGCCGACACGCTGCGCACCGCCCTCGCCGAGCGGTACGTCACCGGCGACCACGTCGACTGGACCGGATACCTCGCCGCCCTCGACGGGGCCGGCCCCGAGCGGGCAGCCGAGGCACGCCCCCGCGCCATCGCCCTGCCCACGTACGCCTTCGACCAGCAGCGCTACTGGCTCAACGCCAGCGCGGGGGTCGAGACGGTGCCCGGGCTCGGTGCCCGCCCCGTCGACCACGCGCTGCTCGGCGCCGCCGTACGCGTCGCCGACGACGACGTACGGGTCTTCGGCACCGAACTCTCCGTACTGACACACCCGTGGCTCGCCGAACACGTCGTCTGGGACTCGGTGGTGGTGCCCGGCGCCGCCCTGGTCGACATGGTCCTGCACGCGGGCGCGCAGGTCGGCTGCGACACCCTCGACGAGCTGACCCTCCAGGCCCCGCTGGCGCTCGCCGAGGACGGCACCCGGGCGGTGCAGGTGAAACTGGGCGCGGCGGACGAGGACGGTCGCCGGACGGTCACCATCCACTCCCGCGCCGCCGCCGAACCGGACGGCGAGTGGGACCGCCACGCGGCGGGCGTCCTCGCCCCCGCCGTACCGCAGCCCGACCGGTCCGATCCGGCGCCGTGGCCGCCCAGCGCCGCCACCGCCGTCGCGGTCGACGGGATCTACACCGAGCTGTCCCGTCTGGGCGTCGAATACGGCCCTCTCTTCCGTGGCCTGCGCGCCGTCTGGCGCACCGACGACGAGGTGTGCGCCGAGGTGGCGGTGCCCGACGGCACCGAGGTCGCCGGCTTCGGCCTGCATCCCGCCCTGCTGGACGCCGCGCTGCACGTCGTCGGCCTGCTCGACTCCGACGCGGAGGATGCCTCCGGCGTACGCCTGCCCTTCGCCTGGACCGGCGTCACCCTCTCGGCGGTCGGCGCGACCGCGCTGCGGATACGCGCCCGGCGCAGCGGCGGCGGCGTGACCCTGACCCTGACCGACCCGGCCGGCGCCCCCGTCGCCCGGATCGACTCCCTGGTCTCCCGCCCCGTCACCGCCGACCAGGTGCGCGGCGGTGACTCCGCAGCCGACCCGCTGTACGCCGTCAACTGGCAGAGCGTGCGGCCGGGTACCCCGGCGACCGTCCGGGTGGTGCTCCTCGGCGACGCGCCGTCCGACCTGTCCGAGATCGCCAGGTACAGGCTCGCCGAGCTGGCGGAGGCGGTCGATTCCGGCCGGATCGACCCGGAACTGGTGCTGCTCGCCGCGTACGCCGACGACGAGGACGCCCCGGTTCCCGCCGCGACGCGGAGCCGGCTCACGGCGGTGCTGGTCGCCGTCCAGGGCTGGCTCGCCGACGACCGGCTGGCGGAGCGGCGGCTGGTCGTGCTGACCCGCGGGGCCGTCGCCGCCGGCGACACCTGTCGTACGGGCGACCTGCCCGGCGCGGCGGTCTGGGGCCTGCTGCGCTCGGCCCAGGCGGAGCACCCCGACCGCTTCGTGCTCGTGGACCTCGACGAGGCGCGGCAGCCGGAGTCCTGCACTGTGGACCTGGTGGCCCGTGCGGTCGCCACCGGCGAACCCCAACTGGCGGTCCGGGACGAGCAGGTGCTGACGCCCCGGCTCGCGCCAGCCGTCCTCGACCCGGCGCCGGCCGCCGCCCTCGACCCCGACGGGACGGTCCTGGTCACCGGGGCCACCGGCGCCCTCGGCGGCCTGCTGGCCCGGCACCTGGTCAGTACGCACAAGGTGCGCCACCTGCTGCTGGTCAGCCGCCGCGGAACCGACGCCCCCGGCGCGGCGGAGCTGCTCGCCGAGCTGACCGCGCTGGGTGCGCAGGCCCGCCTGGTCGCCGCCGACGTGGCGGACCGGGACCGCCTGGCCGCGGTGCTGGCCGACGTTCCCGCCGAGCACCCGCTCACCGGCGTGGTGCACGCCGCCGGTGTCCTCGACGACACGGTGATCTCGGCGCTGACCCCCGGCCGGCTGTCAGCCGTTCTCTCCGCCAAGGCCGACGCCGCCTGGCACCTGCACGAGCTGACCCGATCGCGGCCGCTGGCGATGTTCGTCCTCTTCTCGTCGGTCGCCGGTGTCCTCGGCGGCCCCGGGCAGGGCAACTACGCCGCCGCGAACGCGTTCCTCGACGGCCTCGCCGGGCATCGGCACGCCTGCGGCCTCGCCGCCACGTCCCTGTCCTGGGGCCTCTGGGCCGCGGACAGCGGGATGACGGGCGCACTCGACGCCGCCCAGCGGCAGCGGATGAGCCGCAACGGCCTCAGCCCGCTCGGCACCGGCCAGGCGTTGCGCCTCTTCGACGCCAGCCTGCACGGTGGACGCCCCCACCTGGTGCCGGCGCTGCTCGACCTCGCCGCGCTGCGCCGCCAGGCCGACGCCGGCCAGCTCCCGGCGCCGCTGCGCGGCCTGGTCCGGGCCCGGCGGCGCGTCGTCGAGGGCGGCGGCGACGGCGGCCCGTCCTTCGCGCAGCGCCTCGCCGGCACGCCCGAGGCCGAACGCGGCCGGCTGGTGGAGGACCTGGTCAAGGCGCAGGTCATCGAGGTGCTCGGCTACCCGTCGGCCACCGTCGTGCCGTCCGGGCAGACGTTCACCGGCCTCGGCTTCGACTCGCTGACAGCCGTGGAGCTGCGCAACCGGCTGACCGCCCTCACCGGCATCCGGCTGCCGGCGAGCCTCATCTTCGACTGCCCCACGCCCGCGGCCCTCGCCGACTTCCTGCTGGTCGACGCCGCCCCGCCGAAGCCCGAACCGGGCCTGCTCGCCGAGCTGGACCGGCTGGAGGCCGCGTTCGCCGCGACCGCGCCGGAGGAGCTGGAGCGGCTGGCCGCCGACGACGAGACGCGTACCGCCGTGGCGGTCCGCCTCCGGGCGCTGGTCACCCGGTGGAGCGACACCACCGACCGGACCGACGACGTCGGCCAGGCCCTCGACGACGCCTCGGACGACGAGCTGTTCGACTTCATCGACCAGAAGTTCGGCCGATCCTGA
- a CDS encoding bifunctional 3-(3-hydroxy-phenyl)propionate/3-hydroxycinnamic acid hydroxylase, giving the protein MLTTDVLIVGYGPVGEMLTILLAQRGLTVTAVERWATPYNFPRAVSYDGEASRVLAAAGVADRLGPVVESSGEYTFKNGFGRTLLHVKVTGDGPMGWPDSVSFYQPGLEALLAERGAELPGVTVLRPYQVTGLVEHDDRVEVTIAGPDGEEVRAARWVIGCDGANSFVREHLGSGVTDLGFTYDWLVCDVVPHEAREFKPNNLQVCDPARPRTAVSAGPGHRRWEFMRVPGESREEFESAASVWRLLGLFDITPDNATLERYGVYTTQACSAGRWRSGRILLAGDAAHVMPPFMGQGMSSGFRDALNLAWKLDLVHRGLADEALLDTYQEERCAHVQHAIRMSMDSGTVICETDRAAAAGRDAAMLAELRRRTARPRTRSLLEPLSGGILHSGCEAAGAPMPQGRVEVDGRAGLFDEVVGTGFVLLCAEDPDDLLDADARAFLDALGTRVVRIVPAGAPVPGSGAAPTAFDLDDVYLPHLKRYDAVAVLVRPDFYVFGTAADPAVVPALVEDLRRQIRRG; this is encoded by the coding sequence ATGCTGACGACCGACGTCCTGATCGTGGGCTACGGCCCCGTCGGTGAGATGCTCACGATCCTGCTGGCGCAGCGAGGGCTCACCGTCACGGCGGTCGAGCGGTGGGCCACTCCGTACAACTTCCCCCGCGCGGTGTCGTACGACGGGGAGGCGAGCCGTGTCCTGGCCGCCGCCGGCGTCGCCGACCGCCTCGGGCCGGTGGTGGAGTCGTCCGGCGAGTACACCTTCAAGAACGGCTTCGGCCGGACCCTGCTGCACGTCAAGGTCACCGGCGACGGCCCGATGGGCTGGCCCGACTCGGTCTCGTTCTACCAGCCGGGACTGGAGGCGCTGCTCGCCGAGCGGGGCGCGGAGCTGCCGGGTGTCACGGTGCTGCGCCCGTACCAGGTGACGGGCCTGGTCGAGCACGACGACCGGGTCGAGGTGACCATCGCCGGCCCGGACGGCGAGGAGGTCCGCGCGGCCCGCTGGGTCATCGGCTGCGACGGGGCCAACAGCTTCGTGCGGGAGCACCTGGGCAGCGGCGTCACCGACCTCGGCTTCACGTACGACTGGCTGGTCTGCGACGTGGTCCCGCACGAGGCCCGCGAGTTCAAGCCGAACAACCTGCAGGTCTGCGACCCGGCGCGGCCCCGCACGGCCGTGTCGGCCGGCCCGGGGCACCGGCGGTGGGAGTTCATGCGGGTGCCGGGGGAGAGCCGCGAGGAGTTCGAGAGCGCCGCCAGCGTGTGGCGGCTGCTCGGCCTCTTCGACATCACCCCCGACAACGCCACCCTGGAGCGGTACGGCGTCTACACCACCCAGGCATGCTCGGCCGGGCGCTGGCGTTCCGGGCGGATCCTGCTCGCCGGCGACGCGGCGCACGTGATGCCGCCGTTCATGGGGCAGGGGATGAGTTCGGGCTTCCGCGACGCCCTCAACCTCGCCTGGAAGCTCGACCTGGTGCACCGCGGCCTCGCCGACGAGGCCCTGCTGGACACCTACCAGGAGGAGCGCTGCGCGCACGTGCAGCACGCCATCCGGATGTCCATGGACTCGGGCACGGTGATCTGCGAGACCGACCGCGCCGCCGCGGCCGGCCGCGACGCCGCGATGCTCGCCGAGCTGCGCCGGCGTACCGCCCGCCCGCGCACCCGGTCCCTGCTGGAGCCCCTGTCCGGCGGGATCCTGCACAGCGGCTGCGAGGCCGCCGGCGCCCCGATGCCGCAGGGCCGCGTCGAGGTCGACGGCCGCGCCGGGCTCTTCGACGAGGTCGTCGGCACCGGCTTCGTCCTGCTTTGCGCCGAGGACCCCGACGACCTGCTCGACGCCGACGCCCGGGCCTTCCTGGACGCGCTCGGCACGCGGGTCGTCCGGATCGTTCCCGCCGGCGCGCCCGTACCCGGATCCGGCGCCGCGCCGACCGCCTTCGACCTCGACGACGTGTACCTGCCCCACCTCAAGCGGTACGACGCGGTGGCGGTGCTCGTCCGGCCCGACTTCTACGTCTTCGGCACCGCCGCCGACCCGGCCGTTGTGCCCGCGCTCGTCGAGGATCTGCGCCGGCAGATCCGGCGCGGCTGA
- a CDS encoding class I SAM-dependent methyltransferase — MFENLKIAGRAIRTVFTADPITRVRRFYEIQSPDVEFAARRTHYMNVGYWSDGVTDIDTAADALADKLADAAGLKPDDTVLDVGFGYGDQDFKWLRERQVAKVYGLNITPHHVEAAQRRAQEEGLADRTDFRLGSATELPFGDNTFDRVVALESAFHFYPRSAFFAEALRVLRPGGVLATADIIPVSGDVVRAAIQSGPLSFVKFSIPKENWHDRDTYRQQLVEAGFANPEVRSIKEQTWEGWRAYMAERTNDPAFRAVVKPAVRKSMAAHWKNQDLMKRELAQLDYVIAVGHKR, encoded by the coding sequence ATGTTCGAGAACCTGAAGATCGCCGGCCGGGCGATCCGCACGGTCTTCACCGCCGACCCCATCACCCGGGTCCGGCGCTTCTACGAGATCCAGTCACCCGACGTGGAGTTCGCGGCCCGCCGTACCCACTACATGAACGTGGGCTACTGGTCCGACGGGGTCACCGACATCGACACGGCCGCCGACGCGCTGGCCGACAAGCTGGCCGACGCCGCCGGGCTCAAGCCGGACGACACCGTGCTCGACGTCGGCTTCGGCTACGGGGACCAGGACTTCAAGTGGCTGCGGGAGCGCCAGGTCGCCAAGGTGTACGGCCTGAACATCACCCCGCACCACGTCGAGGCGGCGCAGCGCCGGGCGCAGGAGGAGGGGCTCGCCGACCGGACCGACTTCCGGCTCGGCAGCGCCACCGAACTGCCCTTCGGAGACAACACCTTCGACCGGGTCGTCGCCCTGGAGTCCGCCTTCCACTTCTACCCGCGCAGCGCGTTCTTCGCCGAGGCGCTGCGGGTGCTGCGCCCGGGCGGCGTGCTCGCCACGGCCGACATCATCCCGGTCAGCGGCGACGTCGTCCGCGCCGCCATCCAGTCCGGCCCGCTGAGTTTCGTCAAGTTCAGCATCCCGAAGGAGAACTGGCACGACCGGGACACGTACCGGCAGCAGTTGGTCGAGGCCGGCTTCGCCAACCCGGAGGTCCGCTCGATCAAGGAGCAGACCTGGGAGGGCTGGCGGGCGTACATGGCCGAGCGGACCAACGACCCCGCGTTCCGGGCCGTCGTCAAGCCGGCCGTCCGCAAGAGCATGGCGGCCCACTGGAAGAACCAGGACCTCATGAAGCGTGAGCTGGCGCAGCTCGACTACGTGATCGCGGTCGGCCACAAGCGGTGA